A stretch of DNA from Longimicrobiaceae bacterium:
CGGGCCGGTTCCAGGGGGCGCACTCCTTGCGGTCGGAGCGGGCCCGATCAGAGCTGCCCCTGAGCCTGGAGCGCCGAATGCCCGACCAGCCGCCGGTGTGGAACCCGATCTCCCGGCTTCCTCCTCGCGACGAGGAGAGCGGCAGCTACAACGCCATCGTGGAGACGCCCCGGGGGAGCCGGCACAAGTACAAGTACGAGGAGGCCACCGGGCTCTTCAGCCTGAGCGGGGTGCTCCCGGCGGGCGCGGTCTTCCCCTACGACTTCGGCTTTCTACCCGGCACGAAGGGCGAGGACGGCGACCCGCTCGACGTCCTCCTGCTCCTGGACGACACGGCGTTCGCGGGCTGCCGCATTCCCGCGCGCCTCCTCGGCGCGATCGAGGCCGAGCAGACGGAGGAGGGCGAGACCGTCCGCAACGACCGCCTGATCGCGGTCTCCACGGAATCGCACAACCATCGGCACGTCCGCACGCTCGATCAGCTTGGGGAGAGCCTGCTGGGCGAGATCGAGCACTTCTTCATCTCCTACAACGAGATCAAGGGGAAGAAGTTCTCCCCCATCGGCCGCGCCGGTCCCGACCGCGCCGAAGCGCTGATCCGCGAGGCTCTCACCGATCCGGGCACGTAGCTCCGGACGTGCCGCCCTGCAGGCTGTTCCCGCCGGAGGCCGACCGACACCCGAACCGGGCAGTCACGATGAGAAGACGGCAGTCGTACTGGCGCGGCTTCGCTCTCTTCCTCCCCATGCTCGGGGCGGTCCTCCTCTGGCGTGCCGGCTACATGCCCGGGTGGGTGTACGAGGGTCCGCTCCGGGACGAGGTGAAGCGCCGGACCGGCTTCGACCTCGCGGACCGGGGCTCCCTGAACGCGCCCGAGGTCGAGCTGATCGGGACCGAGCCGGTGCCCGGTCCGACCCCGGCCGTGGTGGCGGAGTTCGAGAACGTCGGCGAGCGGCCGGTTACCGAGTACCGCGTGGTCGCCGCCTTTCGCACGTCCTGGGACGAGGAGGGGCCCCGGAGCCGGGTCACGTACCTGGCGGGCAGGGGGCAGGCGCCGCTCCAGCCGGGCGAGCGCCGCCGCATCCGGCTGGAGAGCAGCAGGCCGTACGATCCCCGCACCCTCACCGGGAAGCCCGCCCCCATCGTGGCCGACCTCTACTGGGGCGGCTCGTTCGAGTTCGATGGGACGCGCACCCGGTCCAGGCGGGACCCACCCAACGAGATCGAGCGCCTGGCCCGGTGGTACAACCGGCAGCCGGACGTGACCGACATCGTCGTCCGCCCCTGAGTCGCGCGACGGACGCGGGCTGCTAGAGAGCACTCCACCGAACCAGGAGAAGAAGATCCTTGACTAACATACCGACCGGTCTGTATCATGTGAACCATGATGAGCGCAGCCACCCCCCGCCGCCCCGACGCCACCCGGCAGAAGATCCTGGAAGCCGCCTTCGTGGAGTTCTACCGCAACGGCTTCCAGGGCGGCAGCCTGAACCACATCGTGGAAACCGCCGGCGTCACCAAGGGCGCCCTCTTCCACCACTTCGCCGGGAAGCAGGACCTCGGCTACGCGGTCGTGGACGAGGTCATCGAGCCCCTGCTCCGGCAGCGCTGGCTCGACCCGCTCACCGGCTCGGCCGACCCCGTCGCGGACCTGAAGCACGCATTCCGCCGGTTCATCCGCGAGGACGTCGAGAGCGGCGCCTGGGTGCAGGGATGCCCGCTCAACAACCTGGCGCAGGAGATGTCGCCGCTCGACGAGGGGTTCCGCACCCGGATCGAGACGCTCTACGCCGCCTGGCGGGCCACCTTCGCGGAGGCGCTCGCCGACGGTGCACGCCGGGGGAAGGTCAGGTCGGACGTGGACCCCGGAGGCGCGGCGGCGCTGATCGTAGTGTCGCAGATGGGGATCTGGGGCACCGGGAAGTACTCGCAGGACGAGGCGCTGATGACGCGGGCGGGCGAGGCGCTGTGCGGATACCTCGACACGCTCGCCGGCTGACGCAGCACGCAGTGAGCGGGACACATGCGGGTCGGCGGTACCCACCTTCACCCCTTCCGGAGCCAGCCATGAGAGAGATCACGCCCTACCTCAACTTCGACGGGAGCTGCCGCGAGGCCATGACCTTCTACCAGCGGTGCCTCGGGGGCGAGCTGCACGTCATGACCTTCGCCGACGGGGGGTTCGATTCGACTCCGGGCGCCGAGGAGCGGGTGCTCCACGCGCGGCTGGTACGCGGCCCGACGATGCTGATGGCCTCGGACACCATGCCCGGGACGCCGTACCAGCAGGGCACCGACATCCACCTGAACTTCTTCCTCGACAGCGACGAGGAGGTCGAGACGCTCTACCCGGCGCTCTCGGAGGGAGGGCAGGAGGTCATGGCTCCGCACGACGCCTTCTGGGGCGCGCGCTTCGCCATGTTCGTCGACCGCTTCGGCGTACACTGGATGCTCAACCACGAGCGGCAGCCGCACGGGTAGGGCGGCCCGGCTCCCGGCTCTCTCCGGCGGCTCATCCGAGCCGCCTGGAGAGCAGCCAGTCGTAGATCCGGTCGTCCCGGTAGGCGACGGTGGCCGAGCCCACGTGGTCCTGCCCCTCGTCCAGGTACAGGCGGTCGCCCGCGGGCTCCCCGACCACCGGCTCCAGCCCCAGCGCCCGGACGAAGGCGGCCGTGCCGCGCCGGGCGATCTCCCCCACCGAGAGCCACACCGGGCGCTCCGGGTCCCGCGACGGGACCCGCGTGGGGTCCACTGGCCAGAGCGCGGCCCACGTCCCGGGCTGCAGCAGCGCCAGGTCGAAGACGCCGTTCCCGCCGAAGCTGAACCCGGTCAGGTACATCCGCTCCGGGTCCATCGGGTGCGCGGCCCGGAGCTGCTCCACGATCTCGCGGACGTCCTTGGCGTGGCGGTGCCAGAGGTCCCCGGCGCGAGGGAGCTGCGGGGCCACCACGATGAAGCCCTCCAGGGCACGGGCCGAGCTCCCCGGGCGCAGGGGGCCGTGGCGGGCCACCCCGCTGCGGATCTCCACGGGAGCCGCCTCGTCGTACCCGTGCAGGAAGCAGAGCAGGGGGAGCGGGGCGGGATCGTCCCCGCGCGAGGCCGGGACCGAGAGCAGGTACGGCAGGGGAGCCGATTCGACGACCCGCAGGTCAGGCGTCGACATTCGCCCATCTCCTCTCGAAAGTGGTCCGTCCACGAGCCGTGCTCACGCGGAGGGCCCCCCGAGCATCTCGCGGGCGCGGGCGAGCCGCCTCCGCATCTCCTCCAGGTCTCCCTGGTGCGCGGGCTGCTCGATGCCCCGGACGGCGTCGAGGATCGCCGGGTCGACTCCGGGCCAGTCGGAGGGATCGGCCTCCATCACCAGTCGCGCGCTGTCGGCCGCGGCCCTGGCCGCGAGCTCCGTGCGCGCCTCCGCGGTCTGCTCGGGGTCCTCCGCGGCCACGAGCGCCGCCTTGATCGACGCGAGCGTCTCGTCGATGGAGGCCAGGAGAGCGGTCTCGGTGAACGTCATCTGCCAGCTCCTCGGTCTCGGTGCATCCGTCCGCCCCGGTCGGCGGATCGAGGTCGGCGTCTGACGCAGGACGTGGGCCGGAAGCCCGGCATCGTCGGCCGCCCGCCCTCGCAGCTGCCTGGCGTTCCGACGGGGCCCGCTGCATCTTCGTACGAGCTCCGGGCATTCTGACGAATGCGCTCTCTCGGTGTATCCCTCTCCCTTCGATCCCTGAATGCGATCTCATCCGCTGGGCTTCATCGCCCTCGCTCTCCTCCTCCTCGGAGGCACCACGGCGGCCGCGCAGGAGCGTCGGCCCCTCGGGATCTCTGAGGCCGTCGACTCGGCGGGGCTGGTGGCGAAGCTCGGGGCGCTCCCCGCCCTGCCGACCGGGAAGCGCGCGGTGATCAACGTCTACTTCTCCAACTCCGGCGAGCCCGATTCGGTGGGGGTCATGACGGAGTCCCGGGTATCCCCGGAGGTCCGCCCCGGACTGCTCGAGGCGGTGCGGTCGAGCCTCCGCATGCTCCCGGCGGACACGGCGGACCGCGGCATCATGCTCGCGCTCACGACGGGTAGCAGAGCGGTACTCACCCGGCCGACCGAGAGCCCCCCGCAAGTAACCAACACGTCATCGATCAACCGGTTGATCGATGACTTCAGCCGAAAGCACCGCGCGGAGCTCTCGGGAGAGACAAGGACCGCGATGCTGAAGTTCCTCATAAATACCGAAGGGCGGGCCGAGCAGGCGGAGATCCTCCGGTCGTCCGGCCTGAGCGCCGTGGACGCGGAGGCCGTGCGAATCGCCGGCCTGTTCCGCTTCCGGCCGGGGATGTTCGAGGGCCACTCCGTGCCCGTGCTGGTCACCATGCCGATCACGTTCGGCCCCTGAGGGTGCGACCACGTTCGTGTCCCGCCGATGAAGACCGTGGCGGATCCGCGCGTGCTGCGCTCGCTGGTGGAGCGCCTGGGGAGGCTGCGCAGCGACAGCGAGCGACGCTGGGGAACGCTGACCGCGCACGAGATGCTCTGTCACCTGGGCGACACCACGGCCATGGTCCTCGGCACCCGGCCGAAGCATCCTCCCTCGCCCGTGCGCCAGCGCCGCCTGGTGAGGT
This window harbors:
- a CDS encoding inorganic diphosphatase; translated protein: MPDQPPVWNPISRLPPRDEESGSYNAIVETPRGSRHKYKYEEATGLFSLSGVLPAGAVFPYDFGFLPGTKGEDGDPLDVLLLLDDTAFAGCRIPARLLGAIEAEQTEEGETVRNDRLIAVSTESHNHRHVRTLDQLGESLLGEIEHFFISYNEIKGKKFSPIGRAGPDRAEALIREALTDPGT
- a CDS encoding TetR/AcrR family transcriptional regulator translates to MSAATPRRPDATRQKILEAAFVEFYRNGFQGGSLNHIVETAGVTKGALFHHFAGKQDLGYAVVDEVIEPLLRQRWLDPLTGSADPVADLKHAFRRFIREDVESGAWVQGCPLNNLAQEMSPLDEGFRTRIETLYAAWRATFAEALADGARRGKVRSDVDPGGAAALIVVSQMGIWGTGKYSQDEALMTRAGEALCGYLDTLAG
- a CDS encoding VOC family protein produces the protein MREITPYLNFDGSCREAMTFYQRCLGGELHVMTFADGGFDSTPGAEERVLHARLVRGPTMLMASDTMPGTPYQQGTDIHLNFFLDSDEEVETLYPALSEGGQEVMAPHDAFWGARFAMFVDRFGVHWMLNHERQPHG
- a CDS encoding energy transducer TonB, encoding MRSHPLGFIALALLLLGGTTAAAQERRPLGISEAVDSAGLVAKLGALPALPTGKRAVINVYFSNSGEPDSVGVMTESRVSPEVRPGLLEAVRSSLRMLPADTADRGIMLALTTGSRAVLTRPTESPPQVTNTSSINRLIDDFSRKHRAELSGETRTAMLKFLINTEGRAEQAEILRSSGLSAVDAEAVRIAGLFRFRPGMFEGHSVPVLVTMPITFGP